From Denitrovibrio acetiphilus DSM 12809, the proteins below share one genomic window:
- the pheT gene encoding phenylalanine--tRNA ligase subunit beta — translation MKVSLNWLNKFVEVADLDPNDIAEKLTMCGLEVDAVEHLAPLDNVVVAKVKSCVKHPDADKLSLCEVFDGTETYQVVCGAPNVAEGQTIVFAKIGAVLPGNFKIKKAKIRGTESSGMICAEDEIGLSENHDGIMVLDDSLEPGMPVNELFGLPDTVLEIGITPNRADCLSIIGYAHEIAALYNRKLKKNEYKLNETDEPAGNYGGVEIKNKKACPTYLGRVIKDVTIKPSPLWMQNRLRAVGVRPISNVVDITNYVLFEYGQPLHTFDLKEIDGRIIIRNAENGEKLITLDEKERVFNENMLLITDEKKSLAIAGVMGGEHSGISKDTKDVFLECAYFEPKQTRMTARKLGMQTDASYRYERGIDPVNTKEMCEYAAYLIQELCGGKVCKGVLGEVNDPEPITFTVNADWINSYLGTDVSLDQMVQILDGLNMNPVVNSRDITITSPSYRVDIITRQDIAEEIARMYGYNNIPTTLPKIDADSMPMQPLLATRRFLAQKLKTLGFNEAINYSFMKADFLKLFDSEEKFVKLINPISEDMNTMRTQVFPGLLATIRYNLNNGFKQARFFEFASSFIKTEDKLPEQRMLLAAASAGDFWDVSWAAPKGTEPFFMMKGVLENLLAQYKIKAEFTKSSRHFLHPGKSAEVIVNGKSIGFIGELHPLTAEAAELRERVTFFEIDMQDFVDNAEFVFKFESFSKFPSVYKDISVIVDTDTPTEKLTECIKNTSKLAEDVSLYDVYTGKGIEEGKASRTFRVLFTAGDRTLTDEETNGILQKMIDNLVKDYGAQLR, via the coding sequence ATGAAAGTAAGTTTAAACTGGTTAAATAAATTTGTAGAAGTAGCCGACCTTGACCCTAATGATATAGCTGAGAAGCTCACCATGTGCGGTCTGGAAGTTGATGCTGTTGAACACCTCGCCCCCCTCGACAATGTGGTTGTTGCGAAGGTCAAATCATGTGTAAAGCATCCGGATGCCGACAAGCTTTCTCTCTGCGAAGTCTTCGACGGAACAGAAACTTATCAGGTTGTATGCGGTGCACCAAATGTTGCAGAAGGTCAGACAATAGTATTTGCAAAGATAGGCGCTGTCCTGCCGGGTAATTTCAAAATCAAAAAAGCCAAAATCAGAGGAACAGAATCTTCGGGTATGATATGTGCAGAAGATGAGATCGGACTTTCAGAAAATCATGACGGAATAATGGTTCTGGATGACTCTCTCGAACCGGGAATGCCCGTAAACGAGCTTTTCGGACTGCCGGATACTGTACTGGAAATAGGTATCACACCTAACCGCGCAGATTGCCTGAGCATCATAGGCTATGCCCATGAGATTGCAGCCCTCTATAACCGTAAACTCAAAAAAAATGAGTACAAACTAAACGAAACAGACGAGCCTGCCGGTAATTACGGCGGTGTTGAAATAAAAAATAAAAAAGCGTGCCCTACTTATCTGGGGCGTGTCATCAAAGATGTAACTATCAAACCATCTCCGCTCTGGATGCAGAACAGACTGCGTGCCGTGGGGGTACGTCCCATCAGCAACGTTGTAGACATTACAAACTATGTGCTGTTCGAGTACGGCCAGCCTCTGCACACTTTCGACCTGAAAGAGATAGATGGCAGGATCATCATCCGTAACGCTGAAAATGGTGAAAAATTGATTACGCTTGATGAGAAAGAACGTGTATTCAACGAAAACATGCTCCTTATCACAGACGAAAAAAAATCTCTTGCGATAGCTGGTGTTATGGGTGGAGAACACTCAGGGATCAGCAAAGACACAAAAGATGTCTTTCTTGAGTGTGCATACTTCGAGCCGAAACAGACACGCATGACAGCAAGAAAACTCGGCATGCAGACAGATGCTTCATATCGCTACGAAAGGGGCATTGACCCGGTTAACACAAAAGAGATGTGCGAATACGCAGCATATCTTATTCAGGAGCTATGCGGAGGGAAAGTATGCAAAGGCGTTCTGGGTGAGGTTAACGACCCCGAGCCAATAACATTCACTGTAAATGCAGACTGGATTAACAGCTACCTGGGGACAGACGTCTCCCTTGACCAGATGGTGCAGATACTGGATGGTCTGAACATGAACCCTGTTGTAAATAGCCGTGACATAACAATCACATCACCTTCATACAGAGTGGACATAATAACAAGACAGGATATAGCGGAAGAGATAGCCAGAATGTACGGATATAACAACATCCCTACGACTCTGCCTAAAATTGATGCCGACTCAATGCCTATGCAGCCATTACTTGCCACACGCAGGTTTCTGGCACAGAAGCTCAAAACCCTCGGTTTCAATGAAGCTATCAACTATTCATTTATGAAAGCTGATTTTCTTAAGCTGTTTGACAGTGAGGAGAAGTTTGTAAAACTCATAAATCCTATATCTGAAGACATGAATACCATGCGTACACAGGTTTTCCCAGGCCTTCTGGCAACGATAAGATACAACCTGAACAACGGATTCAAACAAGCACGTTTCTTTGAGTTTGCATCAAGTTTCATCAAAACTGAAGACAAACTTCCTGAACAGAGAATGCTTCTGGCGGCTGCTTCAGCTGGAGACTTCTGGGACGTAAGCTGGGCCGCTCCAAAGGGAACAGAACCTTTCTTTATGATGAAGGGAGTTCTTGAAAATCTCCTCGCACAATACAAAATCAAGGCTGAATTTACAAAAAGCAGCAGGCATTTTCTGCACCCAGGTAAGTCGGCAGAAGTTATAGTTAACGGCAAAAGCATAGGCTTTATCGGAGAGCTTCACCCTTTAACAGCAGAAGCTGCCGAACTTCGCGAACGTGTGACATTCTTTGAAATTGACATGCAGGATTTTGTAGATAATGCTGAGTTTGTATTCAAATTTGAATCTTTCAGTAAGTTCCCTTCAGTATACAAAGACATATCTGTTATTGTCGACACAGACACACCAACAGAAAAGCTGACTGAGTGCATAAAAAATACCAGCAAACTTGCTGAAGACGTGTCACTTTACGACGTCTATACAGGAAAAGGTATTGAAGAAGGGAAAGCAAGCCGAACATTCCGTGTGCTCTTCACAGCCGGCGACAGAACCCTTACAGACGAGGAGACAAACGGTATCCTTCAGAAGATGATTGATAACCTTGTAAAAGACTATGGAGCACAACTCAGATAA
- the pheS gene encoding phenylalanine--tRNA ligase subunit alpha, which produces MELDISSIKGYEQEIEKAATSEELYQIKVKYLGKKGLISGLNKQLKDVPNEDKKEFGMKLGELRNGFEALFNSKETEIAKSELDAKLEKEALDITMEGFPLSAGSQHPIMSIYYEIADIFGSMGFEVAVGPEVELDRYNFEMLNIPQEHPARDMQDTFYISDEVVMRTHTSPVQARVMESKEPPIKIIAPGKVYRCDYDITHTPMFHQVEGLLVDKNVTFADLKGTLTTFIQRMFGSGVPVRFRPSFFPFTEPSAEVDMGCTICGSKGCRVCKGTGWIEILGSGMCNDELYRHAGYEPGIYSGFAFGMGIERIAMLKYGIGDLRSFFENNLKFLRQF; this is translated from the coding sequence GTGGAACTGGACATCAGCAGTATCAAGGGGTATGAGCAGGAAATTGAAAAAGCCGCCACCTCTGAAGAACTTTATCAGATCAAAGTAAAATATCTGGGGAAAAAAGGTCTGATCAGCGGACTGAACAAACAGCTTAAAGACGTGCCGAACGAAGATAAAAAAGAATTCGGCATGAAGCTGGGAGAACTCAGAAACGGCTTTGAAGCTTTATTTAACAGTAAAGAAACAGAAATCGCAAAATCTGAACTAGATGCTAAACTTGAAAAAGAGGCGCTGGACATAACTATGGAAGGATTCCCCCTTTCAGCAGGTTCCCAGCACCCGATAATGTCTATATACTACGAAATTGCAGACATATTCGGCTCTATGGGCTTCGAAGTAGCCGTAGGACCGGAAGTTGAGCTTGACCGTTACAACTTTGAAATGCTGAATATCCCGCAGGAACATCCGGCAAGAGATATGCAGGATACATTCTATATATCAGATGAAGTAGTTATGCGTACTCACACCTCCCCTGTTCAGGCGAGAGTAATGGAGAGTAAAGAGCCCCCGATAAAGATAATTGCTCCGGGCAAAGTATACAGATGTGATTACGATATTACTCACACTCCTATGTTTCATCAGGTCGAGGGGCTTCTGGTTGATAAAAATGTTACTTTTGCAGACCTGAAAGGAACGCTCACAACATTCATTCAGCGCATGTTCGGCTCCGGTGTACCCGTACGTTTCCGCCCTAGCTTTTTCCCCTTCACCGAGCCCAGTGCAGAGGTGGATATGGGATGTACTATCTGCGGTTCTAAAGGGTGCCGTGTATGCAAAGGGACAGGTTGGATAGAAATCCTAGGTTCCGGTATGTGTAACGACGAGCTTTACCGACACGCTGGATACGAACCCGGCATTTACTCCGGATTTGCCTTTGGTATGGGAATAGAACGTATCGCAATGCTGAAATACGGCATAGGCGACCTTCGCTCATTCTTTGAAAATAACCTCAAATTCTTAAGGCAGTTCTAA